One part of the Syntrophales bacterium genome encodes these proteins:
- a CDS encoding NAD(P)/FAD-dependent oxidoreductase, whose protein sequence is MTDFDVIVIGAGNGGLTAAATLARRGINVLVLERHNIPGGCGTSFCRGRFEFEVALHQLSGMGSPEYPGPLRGLLTRLGVMDKLDFVPMTDLFRVTVADAIDITLRPDWEETVAVLSNRFPREKEAVQRFFDFLKAYFIEVISAVYMRDPERSREKYPLFFTHALRSTREVLDEYFEDPLLKFVITPYWAYMGLPPRHLSFNDFAALLFSYIEFKPYYLKGGSQAMSNAIADAIITAGSSVRYNCGAKKIVVKNGAVRGSSPTRAMKYVPTTSYRMPPRSPHTWNSSTRRRFLKA, encoded by the coding sequence ATGACTGATTTCGACGTTATCGTTATAGGCGCGGGAAACGGCGGGCTGACCGCCGCCGCCACACTGGCCCGAAGAGGGATCAATGTCCTGGTCCTTGAACGCCACAATATACCCGGCGGATGCGGAACCAGTTTCTGCAGAGGGCGTTTCGAATTTGAGGTGGCACTCCACCAGTTAAGCGGGATGGGAAGTCCCGAGTACCCCGGTCCTCTTCGGGGACTGTTGACCCGGCTGGGGGTTATGGACAAGCTTGACTTCGTTCCCATGACCGATCTGTTTCGCGTTACCGTGGCCGATGCGATCGACATAACCCTGCGTCCCGACTGGGAAGAGACAGTCGCTGTTCTTTCGAATCGTTTCCCCCGGGAGAAAGAGGCCGTACAACGGTTTTTCGACTTCCTGAAGGCCTATTTCATCGAGGTGATCAGCGCCGTTTACATGAGGGATCCCGAAAGAAGCCGCGAAAAATATCCGCTGTTCTTCACCCATGCCCTGAGGAGCACCCGGGAAGTACTCGATGAATACTTTGAAGATCCCCTCCTCAAATTCGTGATCACCCCCTACTGGGCGTACATGGGGCTTCCTCCCCGGCACCTTTCATTCAACGATTTCGCGGCTCTGCTGTTCAGCTACATAGAGTTTAAACCCTACTACCTGAAGGGCGGCTCACAGGCCATGTCCAACGCCATCGCCGACGCGATCATCACTGCCGGGAGTTCTGTCCGCTATAATTGCGGTGCGAAGAAAATCGTCGTGAAAAACGGTGCCGTACGGGGGTCATCACCGACGAGGGCGATGAAATACGTGCCGACTACGTCATATCGAATGCCTCCAAGATCGCCACATACATGGAACTCCTCGACCCGGAGGAGGTTCCTGAAAGCGTGA
- a CDS encoding sulfurtransferase TusA family protein has product MSKTIDARGLSCPQPVLMTLDAIKSGEASEMIVLVDNEASRENVSRAAASKGWVVAGINEEEGVFRIVINKE; this is encoded by the coding sequence ATGAGTAAAACCATCGATGCCCGCGGCCTTTCCTGTCCTCAGCCGGTGCTGATGACTCTTGATGCCATCAAGTCGGGCGAAGCAAGTGAGATGATCGTTCTGGTGGACAACGAGGCCTCCAGGGAAAACGTGTCCCGGGCCGCGGCGAGCAAGGGCTGGGTCGTGGCCGGGATCAATGAGGAAGAGGGCGTCTTCCGTATCGTGATCAACAAGGAATAG
- a CDS encoding DUF1858 domain-containing protein, which produces MNDEKNPETRPGQRAAERADIITPEMTILDIISRHRETERIFKRLEAELGVCVCCRGLFLTLREAAEQYGFPVDSVMTEINDLVHNRTG; this is translated from the coding sequence ATGAACGACGAAAAGAACCCGGAGACCCGGCCAGGGCAAAGGGCGGCAGAGAGGGCAGACATCATCACGCCTGAGATGACGATCCTGGACATCATCAGCCGGCACCGGGAAACGGAGAGAATCTTCAAGCGACTGGAGGCGGAATTGGGGGTCTGCGTCTGCTGCCGGGGGCTGTTTCTCACCCTCCGGGAAGCGGCAGAACAGTATGGTTTTCCTGTGGATTCCGTTATGACGGAGATCAACGATCTCGTCCACAACCGGACAGGATGA
- a CDS encoding nitronate monooxygenase family protein, with the protein MKTAITEMFGIKYPVICGAMQWVAKPVLCAAISNAGGMGNLTAGNYESEAEFRAAIEETRKLTDKPFMVGITILPSVRITAEHHMIYLKVCAEEQVAGIEVSGMPLDKAVGLDQIDRLKKAGVKIFHKVGSVRHARHVEKVGYDGVYAAGIEEGGHPLDDDVTTMVLTPRIVESVKIPVVTVGGIANGRSLAAALMLGAGGVMMATRFIATRECHVHDNIKQEIVKRQENETTLICKSLNLQGRALKNQVVREISEIEKRGGTFEDLYPLISGDRMSQAWEEGDVDKSPLMVGQSIGLVHDVLPCEELLETMVAEARQRVQDVGRLF; encoded by the coding sequence ATGAAAACAGCGATAACGGAAATGTTTGGAATCAAGTACCCCGTAATCTGCGGGGCAATGCAATGGGTCGCCAAGCCGGTGCTCTGTGCCGCCATTTCCAACGCCGGGGGCATGGGAAACCTCACAGCCGGGAATTATGAGAGCGAGGCGGAGTTTCGCGCCGCCATAGAAGAAACGCGGAAGTTGACGGACAAACCATTCATGGTAGGGATCACGATTCTTCCCTCGGTGCGGATCACCGCCGAACACCACATGATCTACCTGAAGGTCTGTGCCGAGGAGCAGGTTGCCGGCATAGAGGTTTCAGGCATGCCCCTGGACAAGGCGGTGGGACTCGATCAGATAGACAGGCTGAAAAAGGCGGGTGTGAAGATCTTTCACAAGGTGGGTTCCGTACGTCACGCGAGACACGTGGAAAAAGTCGGCTATGACGGCGTTTACGCCGCCGGCATTGAGGAAGGAGGGCATCCCCTCGACGATGACGTCACCACCATGGTCCTCACGCCGCGCATCGTGGAATCTGTCAAGATTCCCGTGGTGACCGTGGGAGGCATCGCGAACGGACGGTCCCTCGCGGCCGCTCTGATGTTGGGGGCCGGGGGAGTGATGATGGCAACCCGCTTCATTGCCACCCGGGAGTGCCACGTGCACGACAACATCAAGCAGGAGATCGTCAAGCGCCAGGAAAACGAGACCACCCTTATCTGCAAGAGCCTTAACCTGCAAGGCAGGGCCCTCAAGAACCAGGTGGTCAGGGAAATCAGTGAGATCGAAAAGCGGGGAGGAACCTTTGAGGACCTCTATCCGCTGATTTCCGGCGACCGTATGAGCCAGGCCTGGGAAGAGGGGGACGTAGACAAGTCACCCCTGATGGTCGGACAATCCATCGGTCTCGTTCATGATGTCCTTCCCTGCGAGGAGCTTCTTGAAACAATGGTGGCGGAGGCCCGTCAAAGAGTACAGGATGTGGGCAGGCTGTTCTGA
- a CDS encoding DUF3343 domain-containing protein, giving the protein MLNLFGLRKAKDVEGKSPGHASQADRGILVFENTSEVIQAENLLKQDGREIRVMGPPPEIRQGCDLVIEFPLIEELRILRILTEAGLPPLSLVPVTGPLLQPVNLFQTKDFGRHLMVRAANMKLTVDKESLTIVNISGGGCPDVPFLAASMVGKHLASAPSPRKIGHTLCGYALQLAYEEVRRRCSV; this is encoded by the coding sequence ATGCTGAATCTGTTCGGTTTGCGAAAAGCCAAGGACGTCGAGGGGAAATCTCCCGGGCATGCCTCTCAGGCAGACCGGGGGATTCTGGTGTTTGAAAACACCAGCGAGGTGATTCAGGCGGAAAACCTGTTGAAGCAAGACGGTCGGGAGATCCGGGTCATGGGGCCGCCGCCGGAGATCCGCCAGGGGTGCGATCTGGTCATCGAATTCCCCCTGATCGAGGAATTGCGGATACTCAGAATCCTCACCGAGGCGGGACTGCCGCCCCTGAGCCTTGTCCCGGTGACCGGTCCGTTACTCCAGCCCGTGAATCTCTTCCAAACCAAGGATTTCGGCAGACACCTCATGGTCCGGGCGGCCAACATGAAGCTGACCGTGGACAAGGAAAGCCTGACGATCGTCAACATCTCCGGCGGCGGTTGTCCCGACGTGCCCTTTCTGGCCGCCTCGATGGTGGGAAAACACCTCGCTTCCGCTCCCAGCCCCCGGAAAATCGGACACACCCTCTGCGGTTACGCACTGCAACTCGCTTACGAGGAGGTCAGACGCCGATGCTCTGTGTAG
- a CDS encoding FAD-binding oxidoreductase, translating into MNDELAPQMDCYEEVLKEIELSRRFGSDYSLERGEVARYINALHPPRMTLRVREIIQETSSTATFRLIPADGQLPPFLAGQYVTLFLTIGKIRTARPYSISSPPNQTAWYDVTIRRVEEGLVSNHLLDTIQIGDLIETSGPVGTFYYNPIIHRPVVAFIAGGSGITPFMSMIREIYDRGLDRRVFLFYGNRDSTDIIFGEEIERIAAVSANIHYVPVIENPDEQYDGRRGFITGSVVKEEMKTLHDATFFICGPQGMYDFCLPELEAMGIPRRSVRREMSGPPLQVWEQPGWPEEVKKDAVFSLSVGGVKTATIRAPATESILTTLEKNGIPVPSLCRSGECSLCRLKLLSGTVFQPRGTPIRKSDRQFGYIHSCAAYPLEDCAVLI; encoded by the coding sequence ATGAATGATGAACTGGCACCACAGATGGACTGCTACGAAGAGGTTCTGAAAGAAATCGAACTGTCCAGGCGCTTCGGAAGTGACTACAGCCTTGAACGGGGTGAGGTAGCCAGGTATATCAACGCTCTCCATCCACCGCGCATGACCCTCAGAGTGAGGGAGATCATTCAGGAAACTTCCTCCACCGCGACCTTCAGGCTCATCCCGGCCGACGGTCAACTCCCGCCCTTTCTTGCCGGTCAGTATGTCACGCTCTTTCTTACTATCGGGAAGATCAGAACAGCCCGGCCCTACAGCATCTCCTCGCCCCCAAACCAGACGGCCTGGTACGACGTTACGATCCGTCGGGTTGAAGAGGGGCTTGTGTCAAACCACTTGCTTGACACCATCCAAATCGGCGACCTGATAGAAACTTCCGGTCCGGTGGGCACCTTCTACTACAATCCCATTATACACCGGCCTGTGGTGGCCTTCATTGCCGGGGGAAGCGGCATCACACCGTTCATGAGCATGATCCGTGAGATTTACGACCGGGGACTTGACCGCAGGGTGTTCCTCTTTTACGGAAACCGCGATTCAACGGATATCATTTTCGGGGAAGAGATCGAGCGAATTGCCGCGGTATCGGCCAACATTCATTACGTTCCGGTCATTGAAAATCCTGATGAACAATACGACGGGAGACGCGGCTTCATTACCGGGAGCGTTGTGAAAGAAGAGATGAAAACCCTGCATGACGCGACCTTTTTCATATGCGGACCCCAGGGGATGTATGATTTCTGCCTCCCCGAACTCGAGGCGATGGGAATCCCCCGGCGATCCGTCCGCCGTGAAATGTCCGGCCCGCCGCTCCAGGTCTGGGAGCAGCCGGGGTGGCCGGAAGAAGTGAAGAAAGATGCCGTCTTTTCGCTGTCCGTGGGGGGAGTGAAAACCGCCACGATACGGGCGCCGGCGACTGAATCGATTCTTACGACGCTGGAAAAAAACGGAATTCCGGTACCGAGCCTCTGCCGGTCCGGCGAGTGCAGCCTGTGCCGACTGAAACTTCTTTCAGGAACGGTCTTCCAGCCCCGGGGAACACCGATCAGAAAATCAGACCGGCAATTCGGCTACATCCATTCCTGCGCGGCCTATCCCCTGGAGGATTGCGCCGTGTTGATCTGA
- a CDS encoding sugar kinase, whose protein sequence is MLCVVGTVPANDFPLTEGKVCLQDEQVRIGGESVAVHRGTPALLAAAVKTAEALGRPMPYAYLAGDTGTGKGSRSLYAHLIETLSRTHFQTIVFHYLQPIVHWHRCLQALLGTLDPKPRLIADAGFMYAAKMSGAAPFYDLFTPDVGELAFLADEEAPHPFYTRGFILHENCRVPDLIARAYLHRNAARYLLVKGERDYLADESGILATVDHPSEEAMEAIGGTGDTVTGIVSALIEGGMNLRDAAVAALRSNRLAGHHARPTPATQVGEMIGHIPRAIREALR, encoded by the coding sequence ATGCTCTGTGTAGTGGGAACCGTGCCGGCCAACGACTTTCCGTTGACCGAAGGAAAAGTCTGCCTCCAGGATGAACAGGTGCGGATCGGAGGGGAGAGCGTAGCCGTCCATCGGGGCACGCCGGCCCTGCTCGCGGCGGCAGTGAAGACGGCCGAGGCTCTCGGCCGGCCTATGCCCTACGCCTATCTGGCGGGCGATACGGGAACGGGCAAGGGCAGCCGCAGCCTCTACGCCCATCTCATCGAGACCTTGTCCCGTACCCATTTTCAAACCATCGTCTTCCATTATCTCCAGCCCATCGTCCATTGGCACAGGTGCCTGCAAGCGTTGCTCGGGACCTTGGACCCGAAACCTCGGTTGATCGCCGATGCCGGCTTCATGTATGCGGCCAAGATGAGCGGAGCGGCCCCGTTCTACGACCTCTTCACCCCCGATGTGGGGGAGTTGGCCTTTCTGGCCGACGAGGAGGCGCCCCATCCCTTCTACACCCGAGGCTTCATTCTCCACGAAAACTGCCGCGTCCCGGACCTCATCGCCCGGGCCTACCTGCACCGCAACGCGGCCCGGTACCTGCTTGTCAAGGGGGAACGGGATTATCTGGCCGATGAAAGCGGAATCCTCGCCACCGTTGACCACCCCTCGGAAGAGGCGATGGAGGCCATAGGGGGAACCGGCGATACCGTGACCGGCATCGTCTCCGCACTCATCGAGGGAGGGATGAACCTTCGGGATGCGGCCGTGGCGGCCCTGCGAAGCAACCGGCTCGCGGGACACCATGCCCGGCCCACACCGGCCACCCAGGTCGGGGAGATGATCGGGCACATCCCCCGGGCGATCCGGGAGGCGCTGAGATGA
- the yedE gene encoding YedE family putative selenium transporter: protein MKGVKNIFAGALGIIGAGTVIGILAPLLQKWGNPGNMGVCVACFERDIAGALGLHRADVVQYIRPEIIGFVLGSLIAAYLFKEFKPRVGSAPIVRFFLGIFAMIGALVFLGCPWRAALRLAGGDGNAILGLGGLIFGIWIGTLFLKGGYNLGRTQKTHAAAGWMLPLFMLGLLALLLLFPQISGEPKSGILFYSLKGPGSMHAPLAISLVVGLLIGFLAQRSRFCTMGAIRDFVLFRQMHLLSGFIALIVTAFAVNFILGQFRPGFEGQPIAHTMHLWNFLGMALSGLAFCLAGGCPGRQLFLAGEGDGDAAVFVLGMIVGAGIAHNFGLASSATGIGPYGIPAVITGFAVCLFIGFTMKTKIA from the coding sequence ATGAAGGGTGTTAAGAACATCTTCGCCGGAGCGTTGGGCATCATCGGTGCGGGCACCGTCATCGGCATCTTGGCGCCGTTGCTTCAGAAATGGGGGAATCCCGGTAACATGGGGGTCTGTGTGGCCTGCTTCGAACGGGATATCGCCGGGGCGTTGGGACTGCACCGGGCCGATGTGGTGCAATACATCCGGCCCGAAATCATCGGCTTCGTCCTCGGGTCGCTGATAGCGGCCTATCTGTTCAAGGAATTCAAGCCTCGGGTCGGCTCCGCGCCGATCGTGCGTTTCTTCCTCGGGATCTTCGCCATGATCGGAGCCCTGGTCTTTCTTGGCTGCCCCTGGCGGGCGGCCCTGCGACTGGCCGGCGGCGACGGGAACGCCATCCTGGGGCTCGGAGGCCTCATCTTCGGCATCTGGATCGGTACACTCTTTCTGAAAGGGGGGTACAACCTGGGAAGGACCCAGAAGACCCATGCCGCGGCGGGATGGATGCTGCCCCTGTTCATGCTGGGGCTGCTCGCACTCCTGCTGCTCTTTCCCCAGATCAGCGGAGAGCCCAAAAGCGGGATCCTTTTTTACAGCCTCAAGGGACCGGGCTCGATGCACGCACCACTGGCGATCTCGCTCGTTGTGGGGCTTCTCATCGGCTTTCTCGCCCAGCGAAGCCGCTTCTGCACCATGGGCGCCATTCGGGATTTCGTCCTCTTCCGGCAGATGCACCTCCTGTCCGGGTTCATCGCCCTGATCGTTACCGCCTTCGCGGTCAATTTCATCCTCGGGCAGTTCAGGCCCGGTTTCGAGGGTCAGCCCATTGCCCACACGATGCACCTCTGGAACTTTCTGGGCATGGCCCTCTCGGGCCTGGCCTTCTGCCTGGCCGGCGGCTGTCCGGGCCGTCAGCTCTTTCTGGCCGGCGAGGGGGACGGAGACGCTGCCGTGTTTGTTCTGGGCATGATCGTCGGGGCCGGGATCGCCCATAACTTCGGCCTGGCCAGTTCGGCGACCGGCATTGGTCCCTACGGCATCCCGGCGGTGATCACGGGCTTCGCGGTCTGTCTGTTCATCGGCTTTACCATGAAAACCAAAATCGCCTAA
- a CDS encoding ADP-ribosylglycohydrolase family protein, translating to MVERARGCLLGQLAGDALGSLVEFQTPEQIRQEYPDGVRELSGGGTWNTIAGQPTDDSEMALLLARMLVDRGRYDPGEARKAYLFWLDSDPCDCGKTIFKGLRGAVDRDSQANGAMMRISPLGIFGANHALEHVAEWARQDGAITHPHPVCQQANALFTMAIAQAVRLGCNGRNLYERIVTWAEDMGVDASLLEAVRGAAEAPPADYVHRQGWVLTAFRNALWQLLHAPNLEEAVVGTVMHGGDTDTNAAICGALVGAVYGLDAIPSRWVDRILNCRPKAGRPGVHRPRPECLWPVDALELAAQLVAGKTVGRS from the coding sequence ATGGTGGAACGAGCACGGGGCTGTCTCCTCGGACAGCTCGCCGGTGATGCGTTGGGAAGCCTGGTTGAGTTCCAAACACCCGAACAGATTCGACAGGAATATCCCGACGGTGTCCGGGAACTTTCCGGTGGAGGAACCTGGAACACAATTGCCGGTCAACCGACCGATGATTCAGAGATGGCGCTGTTGCTGGCCCGCATGCTGGTGGATCGGGGGCGGTATGATCCCGGGGAAGCCAGGAAGGCTTACCTGTTCTGGCTGGATTCCGATCCCTGCGATTGCGGCAAGACCATTTTCAAAGGTCTGCGGGGGGCTGTCGATCGTGACAGTCAGGCCAATGGGGCGATGATGCGGATCAGCCCGCTGGGTATTTTCGGAGCCAATCATGCCTTGGAACATGTCGCCGAGTGGGCGCGACAAGATGGGGCGATCACCCATCCCCATCCGGTTTGTCAGCAAGCCAACGCATTGTTCACAATGGCGATTGCACAGGCCGTCCGTCTGGGATGCAACGGCCGAAATCTATACGAGCGGATCGTAACCTGGGCTGAAGATATGGGGGTGGATGCGAGCCTCCTGGAGGCGGTCCGAGGCGCCGCCGAAGCCCCACCCGCCGACTATGTCCACCGGCAGGGATGGGTCCTGACGGCATTCCGCAACGCCCTGTGGCAGCTCCTGCATGCACCGAACCTGGAAGAGGCCGTCGTCGGCACCGTCATGCACGGCGGAGACACCGACACCAACGCGGCGATCTGCGGGGCGCTTGTGGGTGCTGTATATGGCCTGGATGCCATACCCAGCCGATGGGTCGACCGGATTCTCAACTGCCGTCCCAAAGCCGGGCGTCCCGGCGTCCACCGTCCGAGGCCCGAGTGCCTCTGGCCGGTGGACGCCCTTGAGCTGGCTGCGCAGCTGGTAGCTGGGAAGACCGTCGGCAGGTCTTGA
- a CDS encoding enoyl-CoA hydratase-related protein, producing MHEGSAGGTPPTDCSRGNRRSRSGRNGVVEMMNIPNTWKTLIFEEVEPSIGLVTMNRPEQLNAINVDMLAEFDHLFQILSHVESSCKVLVITGAGNAYSAGADLNDAILYKDTDVFKDPELFLKHVQERYAGLILGMRRISQPIISAVDGPAAGGGFSMALASDVRIATPEAYFVASYINIGLSGGELGCSYYLPRLVGPARAADVLLTGRKVMAEEAERIGLVNSVVPRGDLREKALSYARAMAAKSHGALKLTKRVLDQNIDAPSLEAAINVENRNQAIMVFSGEFFKLVQSFFKG from the coding sequence ATGCATGAGGGGAGTGCCGGGGGAACGCCACCGACGGACTGTTCCCGCGGGAACCGCCGGAGCCGGAGCGGCAGAAACGGAGTGGTTGAGATGATGAACATTCCGAACACATGGAAGACACTGATTTTCGAGGAAGTGGAGCCATCCATCGGGCTGGTGACCATGAACCGTCCGGAACAGCTGAATGCCATAAACGTGGACATGCTTGCCGAATTCGATCACCTGTTCCAGATTTTGTCTCATGTCGAGTCGTCCTGCAAGGTCCTCGTCATTACCGGCGCCGGGAATGCCTATTCCGCCGGCGCCGACCTCAATGACGCGATCCTTTATAAGGACACGGATGTCTTCAAGGACCCCGAGTTGTTCCTGAAACATGTCCAGGAACGATACGCCGGTCTTATTCTCGGCATGCGGCGTATCTCCCAACCCATCATATCGGCCGTCGACGGACCCGCCGCGGGCGGCGGATTTTCCATGGCTCTGGCCAGTGATGTGCGTATCGCCACGCCCGAGGCGTATTTTGTCGCTTCCTATATCAACATCGGCCTTTCGGGCGGCGAACTGGGCTGTTCCTACTATCTTCCCCGCCTGGTGGGCCCGGCCAGGGCCGCTGATGTGCTTCTCACCGGAAGGAAAGTCATGGCTGAAGAGGCGGAGCGCATCGGGCTTGTAAACAGTGTCGTTCCGAGGGGAGATCTCCGCGAGAAAGCCCTGTCGTACGCGCGGGCCATGGCGGCAAAAAGCCACGGCGCGTTGAAACTGACCAAGCGTGTTCTGGATCAGAACATTGACGCGCCATCCCTGGAAGCCGCCATCAACGTTGAAAATCGAAACCAGGCGATCATGGTTTTTTCCGGAGAGTTTTTTAAGCTCGTTCAGTCCTTTTTCAAGGGATAG
- a CDS encoding CoA transferase, giving the protein MAGPLKTLKVLDFTTLLPGPYATVYLADMGARVLKIASSTRPDMASLVPPYLDDTNLSFATAFLGRGKRCLALNLKDGRAVRIVHQLIKEYDIIVEQFRPGVMAKLGLDYESLKKTNPALIYCSLSGYGQTGPLKERAGHDINYLARSGLMSYSGRRDSGPSLMGMQIADVASGSHNAIIGILAAVVHRLATGEGQCIDISMTDGCVAFNALVGSSVLAGETAPGREEFLLNGGTLYDFYETADGRHLSFGGLEPHFFSAFCEAIGRPDLVAGGPAPQNASAVKEEVREILRSRSLDEWMSIFNGPDACVEPVLTLDEVLVDPHVVQRGLVVDVRLPRGGTVRQLANPLKFSRTPPEYGMAGVQAGTHTREVLRELGYADSQIDEFDKTGLFS; this is encoded by the coding sequence ATGGCGGGCCCTCTCAAGACTTTAAAGGTGCTTGATTTTACGACGCTCTTGCCCGGTCCCTACGCTACCGTGTATCTTGCCGATATGGGTGCCCGTGTTCTGAAAATCGCATCCTCTACCCGGCCCGACATGGCATCCCTCGTTCCACCCTACCTGGACGATACCAATCTATCCTTTGCGACGGCCTTTCTCGGGCGTGGAAAACGATGTCTTGCCCTTAACCTGAAGGATGGCCGGGCGGTAAGGATCGTTCATCAACTGATAAAGGAATATGACATAATCGTCGAACAGTTCCGTCCCGGTGTCATGGCAAAGCTGGGTCTTGATTACGAAAGCCTGAAAAAAACAAACCCCGCCCTCATTTACTGTTCCCTCAGCGGGTACGGACAGACGGGCCCCCTGAAAGAGCGGGCCGGTCACGATATCAACTACCTGGCCAGGTCGGGCCTCATGTCCTACTCGGGACGGCGCGACTCGGGGCCGTCGCTGATGGGGATGCAGATTGCCGACGTTGCCTCGGGCTCGCACAACGCGATTATCGGCATCCTTGCCGCCGTGGTCCATCGTCTGGCCACAGGCGAGGGGCAGTGCATAGACATCTCGATGACCGACGGGTGCGTCGCTTTCAATGCCCTCGTGGGATCGAGTGTCCTGGCCGGTGAAACGGCTCCGGGCAGGGAGGAATTTCTTTTGAACGGCGGCACCCTCTATGATTTCTACGAAACTGCCGACGGCAGGCACCTGAGCTTCGGCGGCCTGGAGCCTCACTTTTTTTCAGCCTTCTGTGAGGCCATCGGTCGGCCCGACCTGGTCGCCGGCGGTCCGGCGCCGCAAAACGCTTCCGCGGTAAAGGAGGAAGTGCGGGAGATACTGAGGTCCCGGTCCCTCGATGAGTGGATGAGCATATTCAATGGACCCGACGCCTGCGTGGAGCCGGTACTCACCCTTGACGAAGTCCTGGTGGACCCCCATGTTGTACAACGGGGTCTCGTGGTGGACGTCCGGCTTCCCCGGGGAGGCACGGTCCGGCAGTTGGCGAATCCCCTCAAGTTTTCAAGAACGCCCCCGGAGTACGGGATGGCCGGCGTGCAGGCGGGGACCCACACTCGGGAAGTGCTCCGGGAACTGGGCTACGCGGACAGCCAGATCGATGAATTCGACAAGACGGGGCTGTTTTCATGA
- a CDS encoding crotonase/enoyl-CoA hydratase family protein: MSRDEIFKIEKEGAIAWLTLNRPEKRNTMTIEFFDELPPIMNGFDEDPEVRVVVIKAEGKSFTAGLDLMAAQELLGDGSARWREWLQWKVLRMQEGMNSIERCRKPVIAALHGHCIGGGIDLCCACDIRYASKDALFSIRETRIGIIADMGTLQRVPYIIGHGWFRELALTGRDFSAEEALKMGFVTRVCDDREALYAAVRDLAEELAALPPLTVQGVKDVINYSRDNGVYPGLAYVAQKNSAAIPNEDMMEAITAMWEKRKPMFKGN, translated from the coding sequence ATGAGCAGAGACGAGATATTCAAGATCGAAAAAGAAGGGGCCATCGCCTGGCTGACCTTAAATCGTCCGGAAAAACGCAATACCATGACCATCGAGTTTTTCGATGAACTGCCCCCGATCATGAACGGGTTCGACGAAGATCCCGAAGTGCGGGTTGTGGTCATAAAGGCCGAAGGAAAGAGCTTCACCGCCGGGCTCGACCTCATGGCGGCCCAGGAGCTTTTGGGCGACGGTTCAGCCCGCTGGCGCGAGTGGCTCCAGTGGAAAGTACTCCGTATGCAGGAGGGTATGAACTCCATTGAAAGGTGCAGAAAGCCCGTCATCGCAGCCCTGCACGGACACTGTATCGGCGGCGGAATCGACCTGTGCTGCGCCTGTGATATCCGGTACGCGTCGAAGGATGCCCTTTTCTCCATCCGGGAAACACGGATCGGCATCATAGCCGATATGGGCACACTGCAGCGCGTTCCCTATATCATAGGCCACGGCTGGTTCAGGGAACTGGCCCTCACGGGCCGCGATTTCAGTGCCGAAGAGGCACTGAAAATGGGGTTTGTCACGCGAGTGTGCGATGACAGGGAGGCCCTCTATGCCGCCGTGAGGGATCTGGCCGAAGAACTGGCCGCCCTGCCTCCGCTCACTGTCCAGGGCGTCAAGGACGTGATCAATTACAGCCGGGACAACGGTGTGTATCCGGGGCTCGCCTACGTGGCCCAGAAGAACTCGGCGGCCATTCCCAACGAGGACATGATGGAGGCCATCACGGCCATGTGGGAAAAGAGGAAACCGATGTTCAAGGGAAATTGA